One stretch of Carassius carassius chromosome 18, fCarCar2.1, whole genome shotgun sequence DNA includes these proteins:
- the LOC132092533 gene encoding ras-like protein family member 11B → MRLIQNMSTIAEYPSAECHSNRLIKIAVIGGSGVGKTALVVRFLTKRFIGDYERNVGNLYNREVQIDGEQVAIQVQDTPGVEVNTNGLSCTDQASRFIQWADAVVMVYSVTDCRSFDLIGQLHQLVTRTHTDRSMPVILVANKADLACRHVDAQEGPLLASALGCSFYEVSASEDYSQVHGAFHRLCVDLAKQQPQTPVNAATSGTEKKRSPLIPRPKSPNMQDLKRRLKQALSAKVRTVTSV, encoded by the exons ATGCGTCTGATCCAGAACATGTCTACCATTGCGGAGTACCCGAGTGCAGAGTGCCACTCCAACCGGCTCATCAAGATCGCAGTCATCGGCGGCAGTGGAGTGGGCAAAACCG CGTTGGTGGTTCGTTTCCTCACTAAGCGGTTTATTGGTGACTACGAGCGAAACGTTG GCAACCTGTACAACAGAGAAGTGCAGATAGACGGAGAACAAGTGGCCATTCAAGTTCAGGACACACCTGGAGTTGAG GTGAACACTAATGGATTGAGCTGCACTGACCAGGCATCTCGTTTCATTCAGTGGGCGGATGCTGTAGTTATGGTGTATTCTGTTACCGACTGCCGAAGCTTTGATCTCATTGGTCAGCTCCACCAGCTTGTTACCCGCACACATACGGATAGGTCCATGCCAGTCATCCTGGTGGCCAATAAAGCTGATCTAGCATGTAGGCATGTAGATGCTCAAGAAGGTCCTCTTTTGGCTTCAGCACTGGGTTGCTCCTTCTATGAGGTATCTGCCAGTGAGGACTACAGCCAGGTCCACGGTGCCTTCCACAGACTGTGCGTAGACCTGGCCAAGCAGCAGCCTCAAACCCCTGTCAATGCAGCTACATCTGGAACAGAGAAGAAAAGATCTCCTCTCATCCCTCGGCCCAAATCCCCCAACATGCAGGACCTGAAGAGGCGCCTCAAACAGGCACTGTCTGCCAAGGTCCGGACTGTTACTTCAGTGTGA